TCCAGCACCAGACACCCTCGCCGCGAACGCTCCTTGAATTCGTGAAAGAGCCGCGACTTGCCGACGCCCGCTTCGCCGACCACGCTGACGACCTGCCCGCGACCCGCCCGCGTCGCTTCGAGCGTCTGGTTCAGGTGCGCCAATTCGGTCTCGCGCCCGACGAACCGCGCGAGGCCCCGATGCGCCGCCAGTTGCAGTCGCGTGCGCAGTGCGCCCGGGCCCAGCACCTCGTAGACCGGCAGCGGCTCGGGGATGCCTTTGACCTGGGCGGCCCCCAACGCCTTGAACTCGAAATAGCCCTCGGCGAGCCTGTGAGTCGACTCGCTGACGAGAATGGACGTAGGCGTGGCGATCTCTTCCATGCGCGATGCAATGTGGATCGTGTGGCCGACCGGGTCGTAATCGGTGTGCAGATCATCGGTGCGGATCGAGCGCACGACGACCTCGCCGGTGTGAACACCCACGCGCACCTGCAGAGGAATGCCTTTTTCCAGGCGAATCCGGTCGCCATGCCGGCGCATCGCCTGCTGCATCCGCAACGCCGCGAAAAGCGCCCGTTGCGGATGGTCTTCGTGGGCGATTGGCGCGCCGAACAGCGCGAGGATGCCGTCGCCCAGCGATTTGGCGACGTAGCCCTCGTAGTAGTGGACGGCTTCCATCATCAGCGCGACGACGGGCTCGATCAGGTGGTGGGCTTCTTCCGGGTCGAGATCATGGATCAGAGCCGTGGAACCCGCCATGTCGGCGAATAGCGCCGTGACGGTTTTGCGTTCGCCAGCAGTTTCGCCTCTTGCTTCCATCGCGACGTGCTCGGCACGGATACGCTCGGCAAGATGATGGGGCGTGTAGTTGACCGGTGCGGGCGGTGGTTGCTGGACGGACCTCGCCGGCTCAGGCGCTTCGCTGAGCGGCGCCCCGCACTCGCTACAGAATCGGGCGGTTGCGGCGGACTCGCGCCCGCAACGGGGACACACGCACGTCAGCATGGTCCCGCAGGCTTCGCAGAACCTGGCCCTGCTGAGATTATCGAATCCGCAGTTTGTGCAGCGCATACAACCTCGTCGCGGCACGACCAATAGGAATTCATTATGCGCCGGATGCACCATGGGAGCAGTCCGGCTATTCACCTGGTGTTTCGGCCGCCGAATCCCCGGGACACGTATACTCCCCCTAAGTATTGTCCTATACTGCCCCCTAGTATCAACACATCGCTGCCGTCATGCCTCATTCCGCCGAAGAAAAGAAACGTGTGCTGACACGCGTGCGCAGGGTTCGCGGCCAGCTGGACGCGCTCGAGCGCGCGCTGGAGGACGGCGCCGATTGCGCTCCGGTGCTCCAGCAACTGGCGGCCATCCGCGGGGCGATCAACGGTGTGATGGCCGGTGTGCTCGAAAGCCATCTGCGCGAGGAGTTCTCGCACCTTGCGGGATCCGCGGATGCCTCATCGGGGTCGATCGAAGATGTCGTGACCCTCGTTCGAACCTATCTACGCTAGTTCAATGCGGGAATTCCACCCCGCAATTGGCGCCCCTTTCTTAACAGGACCACTATGAAATCGCGTGCTGCAGTTGCGTTTGCGCCAGGTAAGCCCCTCGAGATCGTCGAGATCGACGTCGAACCGCCTCGCAAGGGCGAGGTGCTGATCAAGATTACGCATACTGGTGTGTGCCACACCGACGCATTCACCCTCTCGGGGGACGATCCCGAAGGCCTTTTCCCAGTCGTGCTCGGTCACGAGGGCGCCGGCATCGTCGTGGAAGTGGGTGAAGGCGTGACGAGCGTCAAACCCGGCGATCACGTTATCCCGCTCTACACCGCGGAATGTGGCGAGTGTCTGTTCTGCAAGAGCGGCAAGACCAATCTGTGCGTGTCCGTGCGCGCCACGCAGGGCAAGGGCGTGATGCCCGACGGCACGACCCGCTTCAGTTACAACGGCCAGCCCCTCTATCACTACATGGGCTGCTCCACGTTCAGCGAGTACACCGTGGTGGCCGAGGTGTCGCTCGCCAGAATCAACCCGCAGGCCAATCCCGAGCAGGTGTGCCTACTCGGCTGCGGCGTGACCACGGGCCTGGGCGCGGTGAAGAACACCGCGAAGGTGCAGGAAGGCGATACCGTCGCCGTATTCGGGCTGGGCGGCATTGGCCTTGCCGTGATCCAGGGCGCCAAGCTCGCCAAGGCTGGCCGCATCATCGCCATTGACACCAACCCGGGCAAGTTCGACCTGGCGCGCGCCTTCGGGGCGACCGACTGCATCAACCCCAAGGATTACGAAAAGCCGATCCAGCAAGTCATCGTCGAAATGACGGGCTGGGGCGTGGACCACAGCTTCGAATGCATCGGCAACGTCAACGTGATGCGTGCGGCGCTGGAATGCGCGCACCGTGGCTGGGGCCAGTCGGTCGTCATTGGCGTGGCCGGTGCGGGTCAGGAAATCTCCACCCGTCCGTTCCAGCTCGTGACCGGCCGCCGCTGGCTCGGCACCGCCTTTGGCGGCGTGAAGGGCCGCTCGGAACTGCCCGGCATGGTGGAAGACGCGATGCAGGGCAAGATCCAACTCGCGCCGTTCGTTACCCACACGAGGCCGCTGTCTGGCATCAATGAAGCTTTCGATTTGATGCACGAGGGCAAATCGATCCGGACCGTGGTTCATTACTGACACCGAAGGACCGAGAGAGGCCCTGGTCTCGGCAGGCTAACCGGGGCATCGGGAAGGCGCGCGAACTTCGCGGGCGCCGCCGCTCTTAGCGGCGGCTGGCCGCGCTATCCGCGCCCTGAGCCCCTCCGGAATGGTAAAAGCTACAGATCGAGAATCAGATCCGAAGTCGGTCGGCTGCAGCACATCAAGCGCATGCCCTTGTCGATTTCACGCGGGCGGATGCCTCCGTTGTGCTTCATGTCCACCGAGCCATCGAGTACTTTCGTCTTGCAGGTCCCGCATATGCCCTGGCTGCATGACGATGGCAAGGGCACACCGGCCTTGCGCGCGGCGACGAGCACCGTCTGCGATCCGTCCATCGTGAACGTGCGACCCGAGCGCGCCAGCTGCACCGTATAGCCTATCTGCCCGCTCGCTTCTGCGCTGGGCTCCGCGCCCGGCCCTTCAGCGCACTCCACAGTCTCCGCGAAGTTGAAGCTTTCCTGATGATATCGGGAAGGATCGTGCCCGCCTTCCTCGAGCATCTTTCTGCAAGCGTCCATATAGCCGCCCGGCCCGCAGATGAACACTTCACGATCGCGGTAGTCCGGCACATGCTGGCTCAACAGTTCAAGGCCAAGACGCCCCACGGGACCCGACCAATCAGGCTCATTCCCGGGCGCCTCGCATACGTGCACGACCCGGAGCTTGTCCGAGAGCGCGCAGAAGCACGCAAGCTCGTTGCGAAAGATGATGTCTTCCGGCGTCCGGGCGCTATGAATAAACACAATGTCGCGATTCAGGCCGAGGTCGAGTGCCGCCCGCGTCATTGACATCAGTGGTGTCACGCCCGATCCCGCCGAAAGATACAGAAGCTTTGCAGCGGGGCCCGAAGAAGGTGTGAATACGCCCGAGGGCCCGAAGGCTTTCAGCACGGCACCCTCCCCAATGTTCTCGTGCAGCCAGTTCGACATGACGCCGCCCGGCGTGCATTTGACCGTAATGGAAAGCGTATGGGGGCGTGTCGGCGGCGAAGAGATCGTGTAGCAACGGCTGACCTCCTTGCCGGCGATCTCGGCCGATACCGTGATGAACTGCCCCGGCTCAAAGCTGAAGAGCCGGCCGTCCCGGGCGCTAAACACGAATGTCCGGACATCGTGCGTTTCAGCGGACACCCGCGTGCACGTGAGCGTGCGCTGCTCGTGACTCGGCCACTGCGTGTCCGCGAGTTCCCACGTGCTCGCACTGCAAAAGGGATCAGGCATTTCCCGACCCGGCTCGATGAAACATGAATCCACGGCAACGTTCATGGCGACCTCAAACTCCGTGCGCTCTCAGCTTCGCGTCGTACCACCGCGAAAACTGGTCCAGCGCTGCCTCTGTATAGCTCGAAAAAGGCCCCGGGATATAAGCCGGATCCTGCGTGCCTGCGTGCGTGTTCGCGACGAGTTCCGCGTCCTGGTTCGTCGTCGCGATCCAGACCTCGGTTAGCCGCTTCAGGTCATAGTCCACACCTTCAACCGCGTCTGCGTGGACGAGCCAGACCGTGCGCACGAGCGTCTTGTCCGGCGCGAGCGGCAAAAGATAGGCGATCACCGCATGGTCGCTCATCACGTGAGTCCACGAATGATGGCCCCACATGTGGACGTCACCAAGGTCGCGCCGGCTGACTCCGCCGAGCAGTTTCGTGCATGCGACTTTCGTGTCCAGTGTCTGCGATTCGTTGGCCCCCGAGATGACGAGGCGCTGGGTCCGGAAGTTGGTCTCCACACTCTCGTCGAGCGATGCGAACGTGGCGCAGGCATAGCCGTCCTTTTCCCAGTTCTCCCGGCAAGCCGCGTTGCGTTTCAGGTAGTCCTCGTAGCTTCGCAGCGATTCTTCGCTCTGGCCGTCCGGACAAAAACCGAAGTCCTCCGCCAGGAACGAGTTTGTCAGTTCGGGATGGGTGCCGGCGCAGTGGTAGCACTCGCGGTTGTTTTCCATCACGAGCTTCCAGTTGCCGTTTTCGACGATCTCCATCTCATGGGCGATCTTCGTTCGCGTCAGATCGTACGGCGCGAAGCGCGGGGCCATCACGGTCTCGAGCTTCTCGAAATCAGCGGGCGGATCGTCGGCGAGACAAACGAAGATATGCGCGCCCACCGTCTTCACATGGACGGGAATCAGGCTGTGGCAGCTTGCGTCGAAGTCGTTGCCCATATGCGTCGAATGCTTGAGGCTGCCGTCGAGATCATAGGTCCACTGATGGTATGGGCACACGAGCATCCCCACGCTGGCCTTGCCGGCCTTCTTCA
The nucleotide sequence above comes from Paraburkholderia youngii. Encoded proteins:
- the frmR gene encoding formaldehyde-responsive transcriptional repressor FrmR; amino-acid sequence: MPHSAEEKKRVLTRVRRVRGQLDALERALEDGADCAPVLQQLAAIRGAINGVMAGVLESHLREEFSHLAGSADASSGSIEDVVTLVRTYLR
- a CDS encoding S-(hydroxymethyl)glutathione dehydrogenase/class III alcohol dehydrogenase — its product is MKSRAAVAFAPGKPLEIVEIDVEPPRKGEVLIKITHTGVCHTDAFTLSGDDPEGLFPVVLGHEGAGIVVEVGEGVTSVKPGDHVIPLYTAECGECLFCKSGKTNLCVSVRATQGKGVMPDGTTRFSYNGQPLYHYMGCSTFSEYTVVAEVSLARINPQANPEQVCLLGCGVTTGLGAVKNTAKVQEGDTVAVFGLGGIGLAVIQGAKLAKAGRIIAIDTNPGKFDLARAFGATDCINPKDYEKPIQQVIVEMTGWGVDHSFECIGNVNVMRAALECAHRGWGQSVVIGVAGAGQEISTRPFQLVTGRRWLGTAFGGVKGRSELPGMVEDAMQGKIQLAPFVTHTRPLSGINEAFDLMHEGKSIRTVVHY
- a CDS encoding hybrid-cluster NAD(P)-dependent oxidoreductase, with protein sequence MPDPFCSASTWELADTQWPSHEQRTLTCTRVSAETHDVRTFVFSARDGRLFSFEPGQFITVSAEIAGKEVSRCYTISSPPTRPHTLSITVKCTPGGVMSNWLHENIGEGAVLKAFGPSGVFTPSSGPAAKLLYLSAGSGVTPLMSMTRAALDLGLNRDIVFIHSARTPEDIIFRNELACFCALSDKLRVVHVCEAPGNEPDWSGPVGRLGLELLSQHVPDYRDREVFICGPGGYMDACRKMLEEGGHDPSRYHQESFNFAETVECAEGPGAEPSAEASGQIGYTVQLARSGRTFTMDGSQTVLVAARKAGVPLPSSCSQGICGTCKTKVLDGSVDMKHNGGIRPREIDKGMRLMCCSRPTSDLILDL
- a CDS encoding aromatic ring-hydroxylating oxygenase subunit alpha: MSEVQLQTHRELIESRKKGHGMPGALFGRHDVFETDVEVFFHKLWILVGVTADVPEPGDVHTVDIGRASIVIVRDDDENVRAYHNVCRHRGSRIMKKAGKASVGMLVCPYHQWTYDLDGSLKHSTHMGNDFDASCHSLIPVHVKTVGAHIFVCLADDPPADFEKLETVMAPRFAPYDLTRTKIAHEMEIVENGNWKLVMENNRECYHCAGTHPELTNSFLAEDFGFCPDGQSEESLRSYEDYLKRNAACRENWEKDGYACATFASLDESVETNFRTQRLVISGANESQTLDTKVACTKLLGGVSRRDLGDVHMWGHHSWTHVMSDHAVIAYLLPLAPDKTLVRTVWLVHADAVEGVDYDLKRLTEVWIATTNQDAELVANTHAGTQDPAYIPGPFSSYTEAALDQFSRWYDAKLRAHGV